One window of the Felis catus isolate Fca126 chromosome E3, F.catus_Fca126_mat1.0, whole genome shotgun sequence genome contains the following:
- the TMEM204 gene encoding transmembrane protein 204: MTVQKLVATAVLVALVSLVLNNAAAFTPNWVYQTLEDGRRRSVGLWKSCWLADGTRGGPSPGARPGPVDARDCEALGWGSEAAGFQEARGTVKLQFDMMRACNLVATAALAAGQLTFVLGLTGLPLMSPDSQCWEEAMAAAFQLASFVLVIGLVTFYRIGPYTSLSWSCYLNIGACLLATLAAAMLIWNILHRREDCIAPRVIVISRSLTARFRRGLDNEYVESPC, from the exons ATGACTGTTCAGAAACTGGTGGCCACAGCGGTGCTGGTGGCCCTGGTCTCTCTTGTCCTCAACAACGCGGCAGCCTTCACCCCCAACTGGGTGTACCAGACGCTGGAGGACGGGCGCAGGCGGAGCGTGGGGCTGTGGAAGTCCTGCTGGCTGGCAGATGGGACCCGGGGAGGGCCGAGCCCCGGGGCCCGGCCGGGGCCGGTGGACGCCAGAGACTGtgaggccctgggctggggctcCGAGGCGGCAGGCTTCCAGGAGGCTCGAGGCACCGTCAAAC TGCAGTTTGACATGATGCGCGCCTGCAACCTGGTGGCCACAGCGGCACTCGCTGCGGGCCAGCTCACCTTCGTCCTGGGTCTGACGGGCCTGCCCCTGATGTCGCCCGATTCACAGTGCTGGGAGGAGGCCATGGCCGCCGCGTTCCAGCTGGCGA GTTTCGTCCTGGTCATCGGGCTGGTGACATTCTACAGAATCGGCCCGTACACCAGCCTGTCCTGGTCTTGCTACCTGAACATCGGTGCCTGCCTCCTGGCCACCCTGGCAGCCGCCATGCTCATCTGGAACATCCTTCACAGGAGAGAGGACTGCATCGCACCCCGGGTGATTGTCATCAGCCGCTCCCTGACCGCGCGGTTCCGCCGAGGGCTGGACAACGAGTACGTGGAGTCACCGTGCTGA